Proteins co-encoded in one Haloarcula sp. DT43 genomic window:
- the gatB gene encoding Asp-tRNA(Asn)/Glu-tRNA(Gln) amidotransferase subunit GatB: MTAQASESRELAAVIGLEVHVQLETETKIFCGCSTDVADAEPNTHTCPVCLGLPGALPVVNEGAVEAAVKVGKAIDADIPEETTFHRKNYYYPDLPKNFQITQYDSPICQDGELEFTVEGERRSVDIRRAHLEEDPGSIKHVREGTGPLESRTCSIERADYTLVDYNRAGTPLMEIVTEPDFRAPGEVRSFLEKLEEVLEYLGVFDATRDGSLRIDANLSMVDASEVDDAGDIDDGVLEDANRTEVKNISSHKGAEQALSFEASRQRKLIQSGRAVEQETRHFNETHGNTVSMRSKEEEKDYRYFREADLPPLRVSHWKDEVPIPELPDARRERFVAEYGLSEEAASKLTSTKQVADFFESVAERFDADLAATWVADNLLGELNYRDMAITDLDDRFDEVTRLVELVAEDEITAKNAHETVLREMLDTGDDPDTVVDREGLGKTSGDEVQQAVVAAIDENPDAVDDYHSGEDGALNFLVGQVMQKTGGSADPGDVNGLLREELDG; this comes from the coding sequence ATGACCGCACAAGCGTCCGAGTCCCGCGAACTCGCGGCCGTCATCGGGCTGGAGGTCCACGTCCAGCTCGAGACGGAGACGAAGATATTCTGTGGCTGTTCGACCGACGTGGCCGACGCCGAGCCCAACACCCACACGTGTCCGGTGTGTCTCGGCCTGCCCGGCGCACTCCCCGTGGTCAACGAGGGGGCCGTCGAGGCGGCCGTGAAGGTCGGCAAGGCCATCGACGCCGACATCCCCGAGGAGACCACCTTCCACCGGAAAAACTACTACTACCCCGACCTCCCGAAGAACTTCCAGATAACCCAGTACGACTCCCCCATCTGCCAGGACGGGGAACTGGAGTTCACCGTCGAGGGCGAGCGCCGCAGCGTCGACATCCGCCGGGCGCACCTCGAAGAGGACCCCGGCTCCATCAAGCACGTCCGCGAGGGGACCGGGCCGCTCGAATCCCGGACCTGCTCCATCGAGCGCGCGGACTACACGCTCGTCGACTACAACCGCGCCGGGACGCCGCTGATGGAAATCGTCACCGAGCCGGACTTCCGCGCGCCGGGCGAGGTCCGGTCGTTCCTCGAAAAGCTCGAAGAGGTGCTCGAGTACCTGGGCGTGTTCGACGCGACCCGGGACGGCAGCCTCCGCATCGACGCGAACCTCTCGATGGTCGACGCCAGCGAGGTCGACGACGCCGGCGACATCGACGACGGTGTGCTCGAAGACGCCAACCGAACCGAGGTCAAGAACATCTCCAGCCACAAGGGGGCGGAGCAGGCCCTCTCGTTCGAGGCGTCCCGCCAGCGCAAGCTCATCCAGTCGGGCCGCGCCGTCGAGCAGGAGACCCGCCACTTCAACGAGACCCATGGCAACACGGTGTCGATGCGCTCCAAAGAAGAGGAGAAGGACTACCGGTACTTCCGGGAGGCCGACCTGCCGCCGCTGCGGGTCAGCCACTGGAAAGACGAGGTCCCAATCCCGGAGTTGCCCGACGCCCGCCGCGAGCGCTTCGTCGCCGAGTACGGCCTGAGCGAGGAGGCGGCCTCGAAGCTCACCAGCACGAAGCAGGTCGCGGACTTCTTCGAGAGCGTCGCCGAGCGCTTCGACGCCGACCTCGCGGCGACGTGGGTCGCCGACAACTTACTGGGCGAACTGAACTACCGCGACATGGCGATTACCGACCTCGACGACCGCTTCGACGAGGTGACGCGCCTGGTCGAACTCGTCGCCGAGGACGAAATCACCGCCAAGAACGCCCACGAGACGGTCCTGCGGGAGATGCTCGACACGGGCGACGACCCCGACACGGTCGTCGACCGCGAGGGGCTGGGCAAGACCTCCGGCGACGAGGTCCAGCAGGCCGTCGTGGCGGCCATCGACGAGAACCCCGACGCCGTCGACGACTACCACAGTGGCGAGGACGGCGCGCTCAACTTCCTCGTCGGACAGGTCATGCAGAAGACCGGCGGGAGTGCGGACCCCGGCGACGTGAACGGACTGCTGCGCGAGGAACTGGACGGATAG
- a CDS encoding DUF7518 family protein → MCGNRVEELETRVRELEASVEGLTDELVECKVRIRELEASVDADNGFSAEESNSEEPAAAVEADTPNTEDTDEADNREEAEAGSETEAEEDSESDIIVA, encoded by the coding sequence ATGTGCGGCAACCGAGTCGAGGAACTCGAAACGCGCGTCAGGGAACTGGAAGCGTCGGTCGAGGGGCTGACCGACGAACTCGTCGAATGCAAGGTCCGCATCCGGGAACTCGAAGCCAGCGTCGACGCGGACAACGGCTTCAGCGCCGAGGAGTCCAACTCGGAGGAACCGGCTGCCGCAGTGGAGGCCGACACACCTAACACCGAGGATACCGACGAGGCAGATAACAGGGAGGAAGCCGAGGCCGGGTCGGAGACCGAGGCCGAAGAGGACTCGGAGTCCGACATCATCGTCGCGTAG
- the smc gene encoding chromosome segregation protein SMC has protein sequence MHIKELVLDNFKSFGRKTRIPFYEDFTTISGPNGSGKSNIIDAILFALGLARTSGIRAEKLTDLIYNPGHADEDAEYDGERQASVEVILSNDDRTLSRSQVVNAAGTEDVGDVDEIAIKRRVKETEDNYYSYYYINGRSVNLSDIQDLLAQAGVTPEGYNVVMQGDVTEIINMTAGSRREIIDEIAGVAQFDAKKADAFDELEVVQERIDEAELRIEEKQERLDQLEDERETALQYQDLREEKAEYEGYRKAAELEDKREELAAVEETIDDLESERTELQTELDERQGAVIRLEDELHELNQEIERKGEDEQLAIKRDIEEIKGDISRLEDRIESAEETVEAAENERRQAFVQIDRKQETIDDLESDIRETKVAKSNVKADIAEKESELAEVQQRIDEVGEEFQEVKDELEAKRSRLETLKSEKNDLQREQDRLLDEARRRSNAEDEKRAAIEEAEAEIPDLEADIEDLETELEKAEQNKATIGEVVDDLRAEKRALQSDLDDLEDEISAKQQEYAQLEAKAGEDGDSSYGRAVTAILNAGQDGVHGTVGQLGGVDPEYATACETAAGGRLAHVVVDDDSVGQRCIEYLKSRSAGRATFLPITQMQNRSLGSLPSADGVVDFAYNLVDFDPEYAGIFSYVLGDTVVVDSMDTARDLMGQYRMVTLDGDLVEKSGAMTGGSSSGTRYSFSGGAGKLERVATRINELEDERADVREDLRDVEERLDDARDRESDATEQVRDIETSIERKESALEDTRDRIGQLEADLEEIAAEREDVADRMDELEADIEEKTEEIDALQGDIDDLEAEVEDSELPALTDRRESIEADIDALEDRQSDLDAELNEYQLEKQYAEEAIEDLHDDIEAAQNRKAEHEERIDDLEAKVAEKQELKAEKEQAVADLEEELAELKSEREDLKADLQAAKEARDEQQAAVSEVERDLESERETQERLDWEIDELEAQVGDYDPEDVPDHETVEQEIDRLETEMEKLEPVNMRAIEEYDRVDDDLQELEDKQATLVEEADGIRDRIDTYEARKKETFMDSFTEINDQFQDIFERLSNGTGHLHLEDEGDPFEGGLTMKAQPGDKPIQRLNAMSGGEKSLTALAFIFAIQRHNPAPFYALDEVDAFLDAANADLVGELVDELAGDAQFVVVSHRSAMLERSERAIGVMMQGDNVSAVTGIDLSGEGDEEVPADD, from the coding sequence ATGCACATCAAAGAGCTCGTCCTCGACAATTTCAAGAGCTTCGGGCGCAAGACCCGAATCCCGTTCTACGAAGATTTCACTACCATCAGCGGCCCGAACGGCTCGGGCAAGTCCAACATCATCGACGCAATCCTGTTCGCGCTCGGACTGGCTCGCACCTCGGGCATCCGCGCCGAGAAGCTCACCGACCTCATCTACAACCCCGGCCACGCCGACGAAGACGCCGAGTACGACGGCGAGCGCCAGGCCAGCGTCGAGGTGATTCTGTCGAACGACGACCGCACGCTGTCCCGCTCGCAGGTCGTCAACGCCGCCGGCACGGAGGACGTGGGCGACGTGGACGAAATCGCCATCAAGCGCCGGGTCAAGGAGACCGAGGACAACTACTACTCCTACTACTACATCAACGGCCGCTCGGTCAACCTCTCGGACATCCAGGACCTGCTCGCACAGGCGGGCGTCACGCCGGAGGGGTACAACGTCGTCATGCAGGGCGACGTGACCGAGATCATCAACATGACCGCCGGCTCCCGTCGTGAGATTATCGACGAAATCGCCGGCGTCGCCCAGTTCGACGCGAAGAAGGCCGACGCCTTCGACGAACTGGAGGTCGTCCAGGAGCGCATCGACGAGGCCGAGCTCCGCATCGAGGAGAAACAGGAGCGGCTTGACCAGCTGGAAGACGAGCGCGAGACGGCGCTCCAGTACCAGGACCTCCGCGAGGAGAAAGCGGAGTACGAGGGCTACCGCAAGGCCGCCGAACTCGAAGACAAGCGCGAGGAACTGGCCGCCGTCGAGGAGACTATCGACGACCTCGAATCCGAACGCACCGAGCTACAGACGGAACTCGACGAGCGCCAGGGCGCGGTCATCCGGTTGGAGGACGAACTCCACGAGCTCAACCAGGAAATCGAGCGCAAGGGCGAGGACGAACAGCTCGCCATCAAGCGGGACATCGAGGAGATAAAGGGCGACATCTCGCGGCTGGAGGACCGAATCGAGTCCGCCGAGGAGACCGTCGAGGCCGCCGAGAACGAGCGCAGGCAGGCGTTCGTCCAGATAGACCGCAAGCAGGAGACCATCGACGACCTGGAGAGCGACATCCGCGAGACGAAAGTCGCCAAATCCAACGTCAAGGCCGACATCGCCGAAAAGGAGTCCGAACTCGCCGAGGTCCAGCAGCGCATCGACGAGGTCGGCGAGGAGTTCCAGGAGGTCAAGGACGAACTGGAGGCGAAGCGCTCGCGCCTGGAGACGCTCAAAAGCGAGAAGAACGACCTCCAGCGCGAGCAGGACCGCCTGCTCGACGAGGCCCGCCGGCGCTCGAACGCCGAAGACGAGAAGCGCGCTGCCATCGAGGAAGCGGAGGCCGAGATTCCCGACCTCGAAGCCGACATCGAGGACCTGGAGACGGAACTGGAGAAAGCCGAGCAGAACAAGGCGACCATCGGCGAGGTCGTCGACGATTTGCGGGCCGAAAAGCGGGCACTCCAGTCGGACCTCGACGACCTCGAAGACGAAATCAGCGCGAAACAGCAGGAGTACGCCCAGCTAGAGGCGAAGGCCGGCGAGGACGGCGACTCCTCGTACGGCCGCGCGGTGACGGCGATTCTCAACGCCGGGCAGGACGGCGTCCACGGCACCGTCGGCCAACTCGGCGGGGTCGACCCCGAGTACGCCACGGCCTGTGAGACGGCCGCCGGCGGGCGGCTCGCTCACGTCGTCGTCGACGACGACAGCGTGGGCCAGCGCTGCATCGAGTACCTCAAGTCACGCAGCGCCGGCCGGGCGACGTTCCTCCCGATTACGCAGATGCAGAACCGCTCGCTGGGCTCGCTCCCGAGCGCCGACGGCGTCGTCGACTTCGCGTACAACCTCGTGGACTTCGACCCCGAGTACGCGGGCATCTTCTCGTACGTGCTCGGCGACACGGTCGTCGTCGACAGCATGGATACCGCCCGCGACCTGATGGGCCAGTACCGGATGGTGACCCTCGACGGCGACCTCGTCGAGAAGTCCGGCGCGATGACCGGGGGCTCCTCCTCGGGCACGCGCTACTCCTTCTCGGGCGGCGCGGGCAAGCTCGAACGGGTCGCCACCCGCATCAACGAACTCGAAGACGAGCGCGCCGACGTGCGCGAGGACCTCCGGGACGTGGAGGAGCGCCTCGACGACGCCCGCGACCGCGAGTCCGACGCGACCGAACAGGTCCGGGACATCGAGACGAGCATCGAGCGCAAGGAGAGCGCCCTCGAAGACACCCGCGACCGCATCGGCCAACTGGAGGCCGACCTCGAAGAGATAGCCGCGGAGCGCGAGGACGTGGCCGACCGGATGGACGAACTGGAGGCCGACATCGAAGAAAAGACCGAGGAAATCGACGCGCTCCAGGGCGACATCGACGACCTGGAGGCCGAGGTCGAGGACTCGGAGCTGCCGGCCCTGACCGACCGGCGCGAGTCCATCGAGGCAGACATCGACGCGCTGGAGGACCGCCAGAGCGACCTCGACGCGGAACTCAACGAGTACCAGCTCGAGAAACAGTACGCCGAGGAGGCCATCGAGGACCTCCACGACGACATCGAGGCCGCACAGAACCGCAAGGCCGAACACGAGGAACGCATCGACGACCTCGAAGCGAAGGTCGCGGAGAAGCAGGAACTGAAAGCCGAGAAGGAACAGGCCGTCGCGGACCTCGAGGAGGAACTGGCCGAGCTCAAGTCCGAGCGCGAGGACCTGAAAGCCGACCTGCAGGCGGCCAAGGAGGCCCGCGACGAGCAGCAGGCCGCCGTCTCCGAAGTCGAGCGGGACCTCGAATCCGAGCGGGAGACCCAGGAGCGCCTGGACTGGGAAATCGACGAACTCGAAGCGCAGGTCGGCGACTACGACCCCGAGGACGTGCCCGACCACGAGACGGTCGAGCAGGAGATAGACCGGCTGGAGACGGAGATGGAGAAACTGGAGCCGGTCAACATGCGCGCCATCGAGGAGTACGACCGGGTCGACGACGACCTGCAGGAACTCGAAGACAAGCAGGCGACGCTGGTCGAGGAGGCCGACGGCATCCGCGACCGCATCGACACCTACGAGGCGCGCAAGAAGGAGACGTTCATGGACTCGTTCACGGAGATAAACGACCAGTTCCAGGACATCTTCGAGCGGCTCTCGAACGGCACCGGGCACCTCCACCTCGAAGACGAGGGCGACCCCTTCGAGGGCGGGCTGACGATGAAGGCCCAGCCGGGCGACAAGCCCATCCAGCGGCTGAACGCGATGTCCGGCGGCGAGAAGTCCCTGACCGCGCTGGCCTTCATTTTCGCCATCCAGCGGCACAACCCCGCGCCGTTCTACGCGCTCGACGAGGTCGACGCCTTCCTCGACGCCGCAAACGCCGACCTCGTCGGCGAACTGGTGGACGAACTCGCCGGCGACGCCCAGTTCGTCGTCGTCTCGCACCGCTCGGCCATGCTGGAGCGGTCCGAGCGGGCCATCGGTGTGATGATGCAGGGCGACAACGTGAGCGCCGTGACCGGTATCGACCTCTCTGGCGAGGGTGACGAGGAGGTGCCGGCCGATGACTAG